A genomic region of Fibrobacter succinogenes contains the following coding sequences:
- a CDS encoding Fur family transcriptional regulator: MGIIKYKTKQQELLLSCFKAMQGRHFTAEDVSAYFQKKNISIGIATIYRQIEKFVAQGVVQKYFLGEQNAACFEYMGEECHKEVSHFHLKCEKCGTLIHLECHDLEKLSSHLMADHGFTLDPFRTVFYGLCKNCSHAANSL, encoded by the coding sequence ATGGGCATTATTAAATACAAAACCAAACAGCAGGAACTACTTCTTTCTTGCTTCAAAGCGATGCAGGGCCGCCATTTTACTGCAGAAGATGTGTCGGCTTATTTCCAGAAAAAAAACATTTCTATCGGCATTGCAACAATCTATCGACAAATTGAGAAGTTTGTGGCGCAAGGCGTCGTCCAAAAATATTTTCTTGGCGAGCAGAACGCCGCATGCTTTGAATACATGGGCGAAGAATGCCACAAAGAAGTTTCCCATTTTCACTTGAAGTGCGAAAAATGCGGCACGCTCATCCATCTCGAATGTCATGATCTTGAAAAGCTGAGTTCGCACCTGATGGCGGATCATGGTTTTACGCTAGACCCCTTCCGCACAGTTTTTTATGGACTTTGCAAAAATTGCAGCCACGCCGCCAATAGTTTATAA
- a CDS encoding glycoside hydrolase family 18 protein codes for MKKTALSILAFAAFCSAYAAPLFIGYYPDWGKWHKPAYTVDKVPYNKLTHVLWSFITPNTDGSLRGDAAEDPSALDEMVTLAHAAGTKVIVSLGGGGQSENFVPVASNDALRQKFIANLVKYVADHNLDGLDMDWEWEYNPVPEADTIAYSKLLTELREALPKDKSLSAALPCSPYYGKWFTAEVLVKNLDWFGFMTYDMTGDWDEKAMFDSPLYPHDGYTTWSWEETRNYWKKRGVPTEKMVFGIPSFGFEFQGATGPGTDFTKGTAKQVPYKDIVANTAWKFHFDSVSVEPYGVSSTGYVTFEDPHSSAIKSRWVKENGYAGIMVWEVSHDYIEDVGNPILDSIAIVLREETTGIRDFHKKHTAGSRLDASQLQNLQIKRVDALGKSVQNKGRENRLKNKFIFKVKP; via the coding sequence ATGAAAAAGACCGCACTTTCGATTCTAGCATTCGCAGCATTTTGCTCTGCATACGCAGCACCGCTATTTATCGGCTATTACCCTGATTGGGGCAAATGGCATAAGCCCGCCTACACTGTAGATAAAGTTCCGTACAACAAATTAACGCATGTGCTGTGGAGTTTCATCACGCCAAACACGGATGGTTCATTGCGCGGAGACGCCGCAGAAGACCCAAGCGCACTCGATGAAATGGTAACACTCGCCCATGCAGCCGGCACAAAAGTCATCGTCTCGCTCGGCGGTGGCGGACAAAGCGAAAATTTTGTACCCGTGGCCTCAAACGATGCGCTCCGCCAAAAATTCATTGCCAATCTCGTCAAATACGTCGCAGACCACAATCTCGACGGACTCGACATGGACTGGGAATGGGAATACAATCCCGTCCCCGAAGCAGACACAATCGCCTACAGCAAATTGCTAACAGAGCTACGCGAAGCCCTCCCCAAAGACAAAAGCCTTTCGGCAGCACTCCCCTGCTCGCCCTATTACGGGAAATGGTTCACAGCCGAAGTCCTCGTGAAAAACTTGGACTGGTTCGGATTCATGACCTACGACATGACCGGCGATTGGGACGAAAAAGCCATGTTCGATTCTCCGCTCTACCCGCATGACGGATACACCACATGGTCGTGGGAAGAAACGCGCAACTATTGGAAAAAGCGTGGCGTCCCGACAGAAAAGATGGTCTTTGGAATTCCTTCGTTCGGCTTTGAATTCCAAGGAGCAACAGGACCGGGCACCGACTTTACCAAAGGTACCGCCAAGCAGGTACCGTACAAGGATATCGTCGCGAATACCGCGTGGAAATTCCATTTCGATAGCGTATCCGTGGAACCCTACGGAGTCTCTTCGACTGGATACGTCACCTTCGAAGACCCGCATTCTTCCGCCATCAAATCGCGTTGGGTCAAGGAGAACGGTTACGCCGGCATCATGGTCTGGGAAGTTTCGCACGACTACATCGAAGACGTCGGAAATCCGATTCTCGACAGCATTGCCATTGTATTGCGCGAAGAAACTACGGGAATCCGCGACTTCCACAAGAAGCACACGGCAGGCTCTCGGCTAGACGCATCACAATTGCAAAATTTGCAAATCAAACGCGTGGATGCACTCGGAAAAAGCGTACAAAACAAAGGCCGCGAAAATCGCCTAAAGAACAAATTTATTTTCAAAGTAAAACCGTAA
- a CDS encoding Panacea domain-containing protein, producing the protein MAYKAEQIAQLLLSKAAEGNQELMSNLKLQKMLYYEQGFHLAAFDTPLFDENIEAWMFGPVVPEVYEKYAKYDAKGIEPPAQIDIKLSEEETTLFNNVFDVYNQYSAVKLVEMTHSEPPWNSVSPGKGNIISQESMKRFFLTRLA; encoded by the coding sequence ATGGCATACAAGGCAGAACAAATAGCTCAATTGCTTTTATCAAAAGCTGCAGAAGGAAATCAGGAATTGATGTCCAATCTCAAGCTGCAGAAAATGCTTTATTACGAACAGGGCTTCCATTTGGCGGCATTTGACACCCCTTTATTTGACGAAAATATCGAAGCATGGATGTTTGGCCCCGTAGTTCCCGAAGTCTATGAAAAATATGCAAAATACGATGCAAAAGGAATAGAACCCCCTGCCCAAATTGACATCAAGCTAAGCGAAGAAGAAACAACATTGTTCAACAATGTCTTTGATGTTTACAACCAGTATTCTGCTGTAAAATTAGTGGAAATGACTCACAGCGAGCCGCCATGGAATTCAGTTTCTCCTGGCAAAGGAAATATTATCAGCCAAGAATCAATGAAAAGATTCTTTTTAACAAGACTCGCCTAA
- a CDS encoding ABC transporter, producing MLDYISIRGCRLHNLKNVNAQFPLGKITVVCGPSGCGKSTLVMDTLHGESKRRYLETLSPFAADLLGGKRNIPLDSAEGLPASLAIAATRGEAPAKATALSIAECDNALRTLFAAFAKPACPICGAPMVSQSREEIIREIAGMSVGTKLQFLARIETGNDKENAQGKSRTTLDKLSAVFLAQGFTRAIADGTMYSLADLLPGEKVLTPKEFFIIVDRIIVRENTRTRIAEAVDGTLKLTHSAITLDIAGERKFYSTKPCCPNAGDEQHQSQISSETVANLDARAFSPYNRTSICEYCEGTGIVQEATTKENANRQKNRADNDVKSDDDENAECPHCHGFRLKKTYLNATIDDVSYKQILTTEFTELPKLLHQIFDNKIGQNLKATFNSLLDRIEAINDLGIGYLTPGRAGQTLSGGELQRLKLASLSTGHLNGLLIALDEPASGLHASDVAALWKVLEKIRKRGNTLVLIEHNPQIIKRADYIIEMGPGAGEKGGEILFQGSRDEVLENPESPTGKWIKVVGSRKSEVGRNAKCHCEEQSDTAIHKGKENAAILVENFAKFDMAPVNAAFPINKFSVITGQSGSGKSTLLFENIAKRAKAEEFKKLGIDALSILTTGDFHGSKRSTVMSAIGLTTLLRDLFANLPESKVRGYTASKFTTHAPGGRCENCKGEGVIYDPLGYEESECPVCLGKRFRDEVLEIRFKSLSIADILDMEIGSAYKLFTNMKPFAEKLKPLVDTGLDYLKLGQTTAHLSGGERARLRLSITLARAKAPNTLFLFDEPARGLHQKDIQQLLGLIRGLCNAGHTIIAIEHAQDFVDAADYVVELKRK from the coding sequence ATGCTTGATTACATTTCGATTCGCGGTTGCAGACTCCATAATTTAAAGAATGTCAACGCTCAGTTTCCACTGGGGAAAATTACGGTTGTGTGCGGACCGTCAGGTTGCGGAAAATCGACGCTCGTGATGGACACGCTCCACGGTGAAAGCAAGCGGCGTTACCTCGAAACGCTCTCGCCCTTTGCGGCAGATTTGCTCGGAGGCAAGCGAAACATTCCGCTTGACAGCGCCGAAGGACTCCCGGCAAGTTTAGCGATTGCCGCCACGCGAGGAGAGGCACCTGCGAAAGCAACTGCACTTTCGATAGCCGAATGCGACAACGCCTTGCGTACATTGTTTGCAGCGTTCGCAAAGCCCGCCTGCCCGATTTGCGGAGCTCCGATGGTAAGCCAGAGCCGCGAAGAGATTATTCGCGAAATTGCGGGAATGTCCGTTGGGACAAAGCTACAGTTCTTGGCGAGAATCGAGACGGGGAATGACAAGGAGAATGCGCAGGGCAAAAGTCGCACGACTTTGGATAAGTTGTCCGCAGTGTTTTTGGCACAAGGTTTTACGCGTGCGATAGCCGATGGCACCATGTATTCGCTTGCAGACTTGCTCCCCGGCGAAAAAGTCTTGACTCCCAAAGAATTTTTCATCATCGTTGATAGAATCATCGTCCGCGAAAACACGCGCACACGAATCGCAGAAGCTGTTGACGGCACGCTAAAACTTACGCATTCCGCAATCACGCTTGACATTGCTGGCGAACGCAAGTTCTACAGCACAAAGCCGTGCTGCCCAAACGCAGGCGATGAACAGCACCAATCGCAAATATCCAGCGAAACCGTCGCCAACCTAGATGCCCGCGCATTTTCGCCTTACAACCGCACCAGTATTTGCGAATACTGCGAAGGCACCGGAATCGTTCAGGAAGCGACAACAAAAGAGAACGCGAACCGTCAAAAGAACCGCGCCGACAACGATGTAAAAAGCGACGATGACGAAAACGCTGAATGCCCGCATTGCCACGGATTCCGCCTCAAGAAAACATATCTAAACGCCACCATTGACGACGTGAGTTACAAGCAAATTCTCACAACTGAATTTACGGAATTGCCGAAACTTTTGCACCAAATTTTCGACAACAAAATCGGGCAGAATTTAAAAGCGACATTCAATTCGCTCCTCGACCGCATCGAGGCAATTAACGATTTGGGCATTGGCTACCTCACGCCAGGGCGCGCGGGGCAAACGCTTTCGGGCGGCGAATTGCAAAGGCTCAAGCTCGCAAGCCTCAGCACCGGGCACTTGAACGGGCTTTTGATTGCGCTTGACGAACCTGCCAGCGGTCTCCACGCCAGCGATGTCGCCGCACTCTGGAAAGTGCTCGAGAAAATCCGCAAGCGCGGCAATACGCTCGTACTCATTGAGCACAATCCGCAAATCATCAAGCGAGCCGATTACATCATTGAAATGGGTCCTGGCGCAGGCGAAAAGGGCGGCGAGATTCTGTTCCAAGGCTCTCGCGACGAAGTGCTTGAAAATCCAGAATCACCCACGGGGAAATGGATTAAAGTAGTAGGAAGTCGGAAGTCGGAAGTCGGAAGAAATGCAAAATGTCATTGCGAGGAGCAAAGCGACACGGCAATCCACAAAGGCAAGGAAAACGCAGCAATTCTCGTTGAGAATTTTGCGAAGTTCGACATGGCGCCGGTGAACGCGGCCTTCCCCATCAACAAATTCAGCGTGATTACGGGCCAAAGCGGCAGCGGAAAATCGACACTCCTTTTCGAAAACATTGCCAAACGCGCCAAAGCCGAAGAATTCAAAAAACTAGGTATCGACGCCCTTTCCATTCTCACGACCGGAGATTTTCACGGAAGCAAACGCAGCACCGTCATGAGCGCCATCGGTCTCACCACGCTATTGCGCGACTTATTTGCGAATCTCCCCGAAAGCAAAGTGCGCGGCTACACGGCATCTAAATTCACGACGCACGCCCCCGGCGGTCGCTGCGAGAACTGCAAAGGCGAAGGAGTCATCTACGATCCGCTCGGCTACGAAGAATCCGAATGCCCCGTTTGTCTCGGTAAACGCTTCCGCGATGAAGTCTTGGAAATCCGTTTCAAGTCGCTTTCCATCGCCGACATTTTGGACATGGAAATCGGCAGTGCATACAAGCTATTCACAAACATGAAGCCATTCGCCGAAAAGCTCAAACCGCTTGTCGATACAGGCCTCGACTACCTCAAACTCGGACAAACGACAGCGCACCTCTCCGGTGGCGAACGCGCACGACTCCGCCTTTCCATTACGCTCGCACGCGCCAAAGCGCCAAACACATTGTTCCTCTTTGACGAACCCGCCCGCGGGCTGCATCAAAAAGACATCCAGCAATTGCTCGGCCTCATTCGCGGACTCTGCAATGCAGGCCACACAATCATCGCCATCGAACACGCGCAAGACTTTGTTGACGCAGCGGATTACGTTGTGGAATTGAAACGGAAATAA